The nucleotide window TGAGAGGCACTCAGACGACCACACGCGATCATTGCGTCAATACAGAACCTGACTTTCTGCCCGGAAGCGATTCGCTTTCGGGTTTTTTGTTTGCCCTCAAACCACGGAGTCCGTCCATGCCAAAACTGCTCACCACTCCCCAACAGCTCACCCTTGCAATACTACTCAACTTGATGCTGGTCATGCCTGCCTTGGGTTTGCCGGAACTCAAGGAAGTGGCCTCGGGCCAGGCCCAGTTCGATATCCAGGGCAAGGCCATGCAGGTAAACCAGGCCACAGACAAAATGATTGCCGATTACCACAGCTTTTCTATTGCGGGCGATGAGGCCGTGCGTTTTGCGCAGCCTTCGGCGAGCAGCGTGGCCTTGAACCGGGTGGTGGGCGCGGATCCTTCGGCTATCTTCGGCCAGCTTCAGGCCAACGGGCAGATCTTTTTGGTGAATCCGCAGGGAGTGTTGTTTGGGCCCGGCTCCAGGGTGGATGTGGGGGCCTTGGCGGCTTCCACCTTGGACATCCAGAATCAGGATTTTCTTGCGGGTAAGTGGGCCTTTGCGGGCGAGGGCGGGGCTGCTGTGGTGAACCAGGGAACGCTGACGGCCGCGCCCGGCGGTTATGTGGCGCTGATCGGTGAGCAAGTGCGGAATGAGGGCGTGATTCGCGCGGACGGGGGATCGGCGGTTCTCGCGGCCGGCGAGCAACTGGTGCTGCAGTTGGACTCTCAGGGGCTGATTAGTGTGGTGTTGGATGGGGGTGTGGAGGGGGTGGAAGAGGGCGGTGAAGCGCTCGTGGTGAATGCGGGGGCCGTCAATACGGAAGGGTTTGCAGAGGGGAACCAGATTGTTGTGAATGCGGGTCAGATTCAAATCGTGAGTGCTGGGGATGTTGTGCTCGAATCTGGATCTGAGATCAGTGCGCGCGGCAGAGGCAGCGAATCCAATGGCGGTGTGGTGAATGTTTTTGGTGCTCGTGACGGCATTCTAGCTGATGGATCACTCATCGATGTGCGCGGCGGTGAAATTTCCGGGGATGGGGGCTTTGTGGAGTTCTCGGCGGCGCGCAATGTGGAGTTGAACGGCGGGCGGATTGAGGCCGGGGCCTTCGAGGGGCAAAGCGGAAGGGTGCTGATTGACCCCGACACAATCTTTGTCAATTCCGACTATTTCTCTTGGGGAGCAGACATCGATCTTGCTGCAGATAAGGGCGTGTATGTTGCGGATGGTGTTGTGGTATCGAGCAGACAAGTAGCTAGTGGAGATCATCTGAATGGAGCTTCAACGGGCCGTTCCGGGCGCATTACCTTTTTTTCTCCACACATCGAGATTGGTAACAACGTGGTCATTGTGGCTCATGCCGACAACGGTTTTCAGGGCAATACGGTTCAGTTGGGCGCGGAAGTGTGGAAGTCGTCGGCATGGCTTGCAGGAGTCCCTTTTGAAAATGAGCTCACAGCAGATGCACGCCTGATTTTGGGTAAGTCAGTGCAGGTGAGGGGTAGAGATATCGACATGACGGCATCGGCCAGATCTACCGTTACGGCTGAGATCGATTCGGACGAAACGGTCTCTGCTGACCTAACAGATCTGGATATGTGGGTGAATGAGGACAAGATTTTTCCAGTTGATGCGATGGGACGAGGTATTAAGTCTGAGGCCAATGCAGAGCTTTCCATTGGGGAAGGAACGGTGCTTGCTGCCGACCAACAGTTGACAGTGGAAGCGAGCTCAAAACCCACAGCCCGGCTGTGGTATTCAGGTCCGGCACCGGGATTGATGTATGCAAGCTCAGAAGGAAATTCCAATGTTTATGTGGGCCCTAACGCGAATCTTTCTGCCGGCGCAGAAATTCAAATTACCTCTAATATGCTCAACACCTCGGATCTTCGTGTAGAAGATACCTCGATTCTCGCCGGAAGACCGAACGATTGGCCCATGGCCTATGGGAAACGGATCACCAACTCATATTTGCTTGTGGATGAGGGAGCGAGGATTTCCGCACCAGGAGTCACAATCTATTCTGATGTCAATTGGACAAGGCCCCTGATTGAGGATGGTGTTCGGATCCGTGGCGGAAGACGTGGAGCTGTGGCTGTTAGCGACAATGAGGCCGTGGTGGAGAGTGTGTTTAAAGGGATTGGTCGGGCTGATGAGTTTTTCATCCTGGCGGTTGGGAACTACGAGGACGACTATAGGACCACCGCCGAATCTTCCGGTGGTTTAGTCTGGAGATCAGGTTCCAGAGCAGAAGCTCTTTCTGAGTTTTTAAGCGGGCGACTCGCGAATGAGTCATTGGATACTTCGGGAGTTGAACGGATTCCTGCCGTCGCGATTACCCGAGATCAAATGACGAGCTTGAATTCGGTGGAAGGTGGAGCGGATATCCTCTCAAATGGAGACCTGCTAGTAGAAACGGCAGCTATTGGTACTTCTGAATTTGAAGCAGTTAATCGAAGCCCCTTTGGTGCGGGGACAGCCTTGGCGATTGGAGAGGTCCTCAGAGAAGCCGTGGGCATTGTCCGGGATGAATCCATTTTGGATGCAAATCGAATAATCGAGATTTTGACAGCATCTGATGAAAGAGACCGTGGTCATCAGTGGTATCGTTTCTCCCCTGAGTTT belongs to Candidatus Omnitrophota bacterium and includes:
- a CDS encoding filamentous hemagglutinin N-terminal domain-containing protein gives rise to the protein MPKLLTTPQQLTLAILLNLMLVMPALGLPELKEVASGQAQFDIQGKAMQVNQATDKMIADYHSFSIAGDEAVRFAQPSASSVALNRVVGADPSAIFGQLQANGQIFLVNPQGVLFGPGSRVDVGALAASTLDIQNQDFLAGKWAFAGEGGAAVVNQGTLTAAPGGYVALIGEQVRNEGVIRADGGSAVLAAGEQLVLQLDSQGLISVVLDGGVEGVEEGGEALVVNAGAVNTEGFAEGNQIVVNAGQIQIVSAGDVVLESGSEISARGRGSESNGGVVNVFGARDGILADGSLIDVRGGEISGDGGFVEFSAARNVELNGGRIEAGAFEGQSGRVLIDPDTIFVNSDYFSWGADIDLAADKGVYVADGVVVSSRQVASGDHLNGASTGRSGRITFFSPHIEIGNNVVIVAHADNGFQGNTVQLGAEVWKSSAWLAGVPFENELTADARLILGKSVQVRGRDIDMTASARSTVTAEIDSDETVSADLTDLDMWVNEDKIFPVDAMGRGIKSEANAELSIGEGTVLAADQQLTVEASSKPTARLWYSGPAPGLMYASSEGNSNVYVGPNANLSAGAEIQITSNMLNTSDLRVEDTSILAGRPNDWPMAYGKRITNSYLLVDEGARISAPGVTIYSDVNWTRPLIEDGVRIRGGRRGAVAVSDNEAVVESVFKGIGRADEFFILAVGNYEDDYRTTAESSGGLVWRSGSRAEALSEFLSGRLANESLDTSGVERIPAVAITRDQMTSLNSVEGGADILSNGDLLVETAAIGTSEFEAVNRSPFGAGTALAIGEVLREAVGIVRDESILDANRIIEILTASDERDRGHQWYRFSPEFAWEAPEALSHDTGQWLGSAIDKLEDQVPSALGEGLEGISDMLDEDKILEEEPVLDWGTDPRVTTGTRIENVLSAATAVVKDEVVINGRLLPTEDWQGVMIAAQPGIESINRVQGESGNVYNIARYTARTDAHVADQVQIQANGSVEMFAGHRLRLFNQVDVLGSGRSSYSSQVPASQVWVNNESDLRIDGSATVWTSGGLVLWGEAELSSVNLVNPVPSNSLLPQWYDLSAETFVLDWLTSTLHYHRSSSSPPPSYIEAKGGVDILVKGNKNVWTVASPIAKDAEGFAPLNGTVRASAKNYLESFSVAGNWGTPLASFDRSRIHASQNHEVRALAGDLMGIDSFAVSSANAQNDINIGNEAAVHNTDHLAYGLEVTAENAQDVVALAVDYDSAAAGPVSAGDFYAENIVASLMQSSLAGSNIAVEGSSDDTTVQSSNQTRVLTLAQPSPNATRVGNVSAHTEAFNETLMLISETLNTGNLAVQTDSDIEVFSLAGPVQPNSAPRGGSYANEQAIASADVIEMYGQFAALDDIVLEVNDDIRLFGLAGPVLPKNGTNRSPAKLNTYIDRWSVANINPDTEIAVSADDGESTDFAGLLIAVNAINEVYSFVQSPWTSLMRWRPVLEPLIQTLIEDHTWAQIGENVEVNNFNSSYVSFDPDQDVILKARNQGKMVNLLGISSQVAVPQGTLVNTEINNEARAVIEPGASVNARDDIKLEAVTVNDVRHRYVMPNGALLLGLLQTSSEFVKNQIHLLSFRWQDLNWGGTWSGTEIFGGLVD